CCCTCCAAGGTCCTCGGAACCCTTCAAACCCCAGCGACTGCCAGTAATTCCGCGCGCGCCTCCGTCGCTCATCGAAACCAGTTGCTTGCCGGCGAGACTGCCATCCGCATTACGGCCAACCTGCGCGTTGCTTACGTAGTTCAGGCCGACGTCAATCAATCCATACAGCGTGACGGAACTTTGTGCGTAAGCGTTACCGGTTGCGAGAAGGACCGCTGGACCAAGCCAATAAAGCTGTTTCTTCATGACGTCTCCACTGTTTTTTCTGCCGCCCGGTCTGACGGCATGGTCTTTTTAATGATTCGTATACCGAAATATATCAATGAGATTTACATAATCCCCTGTCCGAAAAGAGTTGCTCAACAAGCCTCGCTGCACCGATGTTTTGCCAGTTCAACGCTGAAACCAACTCGGGTGTTAGCGAAAACAGATCGCCGACCAGTCCGTAATCGGCGACGCTAAAGATCGGCGCTTCCGGGTCCTTGTTGATCGCCACGATCACCTTTGAGTCTTTCATCCCGGCCAGATGCTGGATCGCACCCGAAATGCCAACAGCCACATACAGCTGCGGCGCGACGATCTTGCCTGTCTGGCCGACCTGATAGTCGTTCGGCACAAAGCCGGCGTCCACCGCTGCGCGCGACGCGCCGAGCGCCGCGCCGAGCTTGTCCGCCAGCGGCTCCAGCACCACCGCGAAATTTTCCCCGCTGCCCAGCCCCCGGCCGCCCGACACGATGATGTTCGCCGACGTCAGTTCCGGACGGTCCAGCTTCGTCACTTCACGGCTGACGAACTGCGAGAGACCTGTGTCCGTCGCCGCCTCGATCTTTTCCACCGCTGCGCTGCCGCCTTCTGCTGCAACCGGGTCGAAACCGGTCGTACGCACCGTGATCACCTTGATCGGATCCTGGGATTGAACCGTCGCGATCGCGTTGCCGGCGTAGATCGGGCGCTCGAACGTGTCGGCGCTACCCACTGCGATGATGTCGCTGATCTGCGCGACGTCGAGCTTCGCTGCAATGCGCGGGGCGATGTTCTTGCCATACGCGGTCGCCGGCGCGAGGATGTGCGTGTAGTCCTTCGCCGGGTCTTGCACAACCGTCAGCACCGTCCTTTCGACGTTTTCCGCGAGACCGGCTTCCAGGTGCGGCGCGTTGGCCAGCAGGACTTTCGAAACACCTGCGATCTTCGCTGCCGCATCCGCTGCACCCTGCGCGTTGTGACCTGCCACCAGCACGTGAATGTCACCGCCCACGAATTTGCCAACCGCGTGCGCAGCAGCCACCGTATTGAGCGTCGCCGCCTTGATCGACGCGTTGTCGTGTTCAGCTATTACCAGAGTCGTCATTTGCTCTTTCTCCGCGTTTTACTTAAAGCACCCTGGCTTCGGTCTTCAGCTTCTCGACCAGCGTCTTCACATCCGGCACCTTCACACCGGCGGAGCGCTTCGGCGGCTCGGCAACCTTCAGCGTCTTCAGGCGCGGCTTCACGTCAACGCCAAGGTCTTCAGGCTTGAGCGTTTCCACCGGCTTCTTCTTCGCCTTGATGATGTTGGGCAGCGTCACGTAGCGCGGCTCATTGAGACGCAGGTCAGTGGTGATCACCGCCGGCAGCGTCAGTGACAGGGTTTCCGCGCCGCCATCCACTTCACGGGCGACGGTCGCCCGCATTTGTCCTTCGCTGTCGGCGATGGTCACCTTCGACGCAAACGTCGCCTGCGGAAGGTTCGCCAGCGCAGCAAGCATCTGCCCGGTCTGGTTCGAGTCATCGTCGATGGCCTGTTTGCCCAGAATCACCAGCTGCGGCTGCTCCCTGTCGACCAGCGCCTTCAGCAGCTTCGCAACCGCCAGCGGCTGCAGCTCCTCATTCGATTCGATCAGGATTGCACGGTCCGCACCGATCGCCAGCGCCGTGCGCAGCGTTTCGTGACACTGCGTGACACCCGCCGACACTGCAATCACCTCAGTCGCGACGCCCGCTTCCTTCAGACGCACCGCTTCCTCCACCGCGATCTCGTCGAACGGGTTCATCGACATCTTCACATTCGCCATGTCGATGCCCGTACCGTCTGACCTCGCCCCAACCTTTACGTTGGAGTCGACCACCCGCTTCACTGCAACTAGAATCTTCATAGTCGAATCTCTCTCTAACCAATCAACCGGCTCTTGTGCACAGCGCATTAGCACGCTTCCTGCCAATGCAACGTGCTGTGCAGCCCCCCACTACGACCTCGTCGCCACCACAGGCGCGGTGCCCGTCGACGTGCGCTCGTTATGCGCGGCACTGCGTCCCATTACCACGAGCGCAAACGCAGCAACCAGCGACGGCATAGCAAGCAGACTGAAAATCGACGCAAACTGCCAGCTCAACCCCATTAAGATCGCGCCGCCGAGCGCGCCCACCACCGCGCCGACCCGCCCGATCGCCAACATCCACGCGACGCCTGTAACGCGGCTCGTCGTCGGATAGAATTCCGCTGCCAGCGGCGCCATCGATGCAGCCGCACCGGAAAGCGCGACGCCCGTCATCGCGATCAGCGCGGTAAGCCACGCGTCGTGCGCGACGTTACGGCCGATCACGAAGACAATCGCCGCCGTCAGCACGTAGAAGAACGCGACTAAGCGAATGGCGCTGAAGCGATCCATCAGCCAGCCGGCGAGCAGAATGCCCACGCAACCGCCGACATGGAACAGCGAAGACGCCATCGCGGATCCGTGGAGCGTGAAGCCCGATGCCTTGAACAGGGTCGGCAGCCAGTTGGTCAACAGGTAGAAAACCGTCAGGCACATGAAATAGCTGAGCCACAGCATCATCGTGCCGAGCAGATAGCGCTTCGACAGCAGTTGCAATACTGGTGACGTCCTGGTTGTATCAGCCGGATCCTTGGCTTCGCAGATGAATGTGCAGCCATCGAGTCGGGCCTGCGGCGCGAGCCGTTGCAGGATTCGTGCGACGCGTTCGCGCGATCGCCCGTTCGCGACCATGAACTTGACGGATTCCGGCAAGAACGGAATCAACATCGCCGCAAGGACGAGCGGAGCAACGCCGCCCGTCATCAACACGCTCTTCCAGCCAAACACGGGGATCAGCCACGCGGACAGCACGCCGCCCAGCGCGATTCCGGCCGCAAACCCCATGAACATCGCGTTGACGACGAAGCCCCGGATGCGCGCCGGTACGTATTCCGACATCAACGTAACGGCGTTGGGCACGGCAGCGCCGAGCCCGAGTCCGGTGAGAA
Above is a genomic segment from Paraburkholderia aromaticivorans containing:
- a CDS encoding electron transfer flavoprotein subunit beta/FixA family protein, yielding MKILVAVKRVVDSNVKVGARSDGTGIDMANVKMSMNPFDEIAVEEAVRLKEAGVATEVIAVSAGVTQCHETLRTALAIGADRAILIESNEELQPLAVAKLLKALVDREQPQLVILGKQAIDDDSNQTGQMLAALANLPQATFASKVTIADSEGQMRATVAREVDGGAETLSLTLPAVITTDLRLNEPRYVTLPNIIKAKKKPVETLKPEDLGVDVKPRLKTLKVAEPPKRSAGVKVPDVKTLVEKLKTEARVL
- a CDS encoding MFS transporter, with the translated sequence MREPINRGRTVDVQEFIDGQRFSVFHSVLFVLCFLIVALDGFDTGAMGFIAPSLVQDWKVPRESLGPVLSAALVGAGIGALLVGPFADRIGRKAVLVASVFFFGALSCATALSNSMDALTAMRFLTGLGLGAAVPNAVTLMSEYVPARIRGFVVNAMFMGFAAGIALGGVLSAWLIPVFGWKSVLMTGGVAPLVLAAMLIPFLPESVKFMVANGRSRERVARILQRLAPQARLDGCTFICEAKDPADTTRTSPVLQLLSKRYLLGTMMLWLSYFMCLTVFYLLTNWLPTLFKASGFTLHGSAMASSLFHVGGCVGILLAGWLMDRFSAIRLVAFFYVLTAAIVFVIGRNVAHDAWLTALIAMTGVALSGAAASMAPLAAEFYPTTSRVTGVAWMLAIGRVGAVVGALGGAILMGLSWQFASIFSLLAMPSLVAAFALVVMGRSAAHNERTSTGTAPVVATRS